The following proteins are co-located in the Bacillus pumilus genome:
- the tagD gene encoding glycerol-3-phosphate cytidylyltransferase, whose protein sequence is MKKVITYGTFDLLHWGHIKLLERAKQLGDYLVVAISTDEFNLQKSKKAYHSYEHRKLILETIRYVDEVIPENSWDQKVRDVQEHDIDVFVMGDDWEGKFDFLKEHCEVVYLKRTEGISTTQIKEEIAGL, encoded by the coding sequence ATGAAGAAAGTTATTACTTACGGTACATTTGATTTATTACACTGGGGTCACATTAAGCTGCTGGAGCGTGCAAAGCAGCTCGGAGATTACTTAGTGGTGGCCATCTCTACAGACGAGTTTAATTTACAAAAATCAAAAAAGGCTTATCATAGCTACGAGCATAGAAAGCTGATTTTAGAGACAATTCGTTATGTAGACGAAGTCATTCCAGAAAACAGCTGGGATCAAAAAGTCCGTGACGTGCAAGAGCACGACATCGATGTGTTTGTCATGGGAGATGACTGGGAAGGTAAATTCGATTTCTTGAAAGAGCATTGCGAAGTCGTATACTTGAAGAGAACAGAAGGCATCTCTACAACACAAATTAAGGAAGAAATTGCAGGACTTTAA
- a CDS encoding WecB/TagA/CpsF family glycosyltransferase, which yields MQTEVVSNLSYVNGDLDEFISYINQHHISQKRGAMIATVNPEIGYAVMKDDAYHQVVSSADYVLPDGVGVVLMSRMTQSPLKSRIAGFDVFMSMLDLANKQSKSIFLYGAKKEVLEAVKQRIDTEYPNVVIAGSCDGYQADKRFVAKQIARSKAHMVFVALGYPNQENFIYEYRHLFPQAVCIGLGGSFDVFSGTVKRAPRWMIKTNTEWLYRLVVNPWRWKRMLNIPKYAFAVLKENKGKKRYYPEQVKDQTKQL from the coding sequence ATGCAAACAGAAGTGGTCTCTAACCTTTCTTATGTAAACGGCGACTTAGATGAATTTATCAGCTATATCAACCAGCATCATATTTCTCAGAAAAGAGGCGCCATGATTGCGACTGTGAATCCAGAGATTGGCTATGCCGTCATGAAGGATGATGCGTACCATCAAGTAGTCTCTTCTGCGGATTATGTATTGCCGGATGGTGTGGGCGTCGTGTTGATGTCACGCATGACACAGAGTCCGCTTAAATCAAGAATTGCAGGCTTTGATGTCTTCATGTCTATGCTTGATCTTGCAAACAAGCAGTCTAAAAGTATCTTTTTATATGGTGCGAAAAAAGAAGTGCTTGAGGCTGTCAAACAGCGAATTGATACGGAATATCCAAATGTGGTCATTGCAGGCAGCTGTGACGGCTATCAAGCCGATAAACGTTTCGTTGCGAAACAAATCGCTCGCTCGAAAGCACATATGGTGTTCGTTGCTTTAGGTTATCCAAACCAAGAGAACTTCATTTATGAATACCGCCATTTATTCCCGCAGGCTGTTTGCATCGGTTTAGGCGGAAGCTTCGATGTATTTAGCGGCACAGTGAAGCGTGCACCACGCTGGATGATTAAGACAAATACGGAATGGCTGTACAGACTGGTTGTCAATCCGTGGAGATGGAAACGAATGCTGAATATTCCAAAGTACGCCTTTGCCGTATTGAAGGAAAACAAAGGGAAGAAACGTTACTATCCTGAGCAAGTAAAGGATCAGACGAAGCAGCTATGA
- a CDS encoding CDP-glycerol glycerophosphotransferase family protein — MMNIRSIIISCYAAFVSFIGWLMSGVKPRENQVTLLVSFQENAAALIDTYQQQANMTMKLTVLYTKHASNIEKDGSHLSFRYFHEKNPFHLIQCMYTMLKSKVVVTDNYFLMTSVLRNRPSTTCIQVWHANGALKKFGLEDASNSCRSPRDIERFKRVYASFDYIVTGSDRMREIFKSSFGVNDERFLPTGVPLTDVYYDHHPPSLKPDDFPRGKKILLYAPTYRDFAMDGLVLPFSKEQMHTELNGDYILLVKLHPAVKHLAKAETDGEWIFDVSEQPLYPLLCACDVLITDYSSIVFEYALLEKPVLFFTYDLETYRDKRGLVDRYEDIIPGKACVSQDMLLKELLHLNESANGDLLKTFAEEWNQYSKGQSSEQLLTFIEQQLLHKKRPASY; from the coding sequence ATGATGAATATACGCTCAATAATCATTTCATGTTATGCAGCTTTCGTTTCTTTTATTGGATGGCTGATGAGCGGAGTGAAACCGCGTGAAAACCAGGTGACGCTGCTTGTTTCATTCCAGGAGAATGCGGCTGCTCTCATTGATACCTATCAACAACAAGCGAATATGACGATGAAGCTGACAGTCCTCTATACGAAGCATGCTTCCAATATAGAAAAGGACGGGTCTCATCTGTCATTTCGCTATTTTCATGAAAAAAATCCCTTCCATCTCATTCAATGTATGTATACGATGCTGAAAAGCAAGGTCGTTGTGACGGATAATTACTTTCTCATGACAAGTGTGCTAAGAAACAGACCTTCTACAACCTGTATTCAAGTATGGCATGCCAATGGCGCTTTGAAAAAATTTGGCCTTGAAGATGCTTCAAATTCATGCCGGAGTCCACGTGATATCGAACGCTTCAAGCGGGTCTATGCGTCTTTCGATTATATCGTCACGGGTTCAGATCGCATGCGTGAGATTTTCAAGTCATCGTTTGGGGTAAATGACGAACGTTTTTTACCAACAGGTGTGCCGCTGACGGATGTGTACTATGATCATCATCCGCCTTCCTTAAAGCCGGATGATTTTCCAAGAGGGAAAAAAATTCTGCTTTATGCACCGACCTATCGAGACTTTGCCATGGACGGTCTTGTCCTGCCCTTTTCAAAAGAACAAATGCATACAGAGCTAAATGGAGACTATATTCTGCTCGTCAAGCTTCATCCTGCGGTCAAACATTTAGCGAAGGCTGAAACAGATGGTGAATGGATATTTGATGTGTCCGAGCAGCCGCTTTATCCTTTGCTCTGTGCTTGCGATGTTCTGATTACGGATTATTCGTCGATTGTGTTTGAATATGCGCTGCTCGAAAAACCTGTTTTGTTCTTCACTTATGATTTAGAAACTTATCGAGATAAACGGGGATTAGTCGATCGTTATGAAGACATCATTCCCGGAAAGGCTTGCGTCTCTCAAGACATGCTCTTGAAGGAGCTTTTACATCTAAACGAATCAGCCAATGGAGATCTATTAAAAACCTTCGCTGAGGAATGGAACCAATATTCAAAGGGACAATCAAGTGAGCAGCTCTTAACATTTATTGAACAGCAGCTCTTACACAAAAAACGTCCGGCTTCTTATTAG